The Pseudomonadota bacterium nucleotide sequence CACTGGCTTCATGAAAAAGTGATCGGCATTGTCTTAGATGGCAGCGGATATGGTATAGATGGTAGAATTTGGGGCGGTGAAGTTTTTGCAGGAGATTTATCATCTTTTGAACGTAAAAGTCATTTTGAATATCTGCCAATGCCTGGTGGCAACCTGGCTATAAAAGAACCATGGCGTATGGCTGTGAGCTATTTATATCAGGCTTATGGAGAAAAATTATCAGAACTGCCTCTACAGTTTATTAAGAAACTCGAACCTAATAAAATAGATATTTTGCTAAAGATGATCCGGCAAAAAATCAATTCGCCACTCACCTCAAGTTGCGGTCGGCTTTTTGATGGCGTAGCTGCATTAATAGGTTTAAGAGATGTTATTGATTTTGAAGGGCAAGCAGCCATGGATCTGGAAATGATACAAGGCTGTGAAAAATTATCTTGTTATCCAATAGAAACAATCAATAATAATGGCATTTATTTAATTAGGCACCAGCCTATTATTAAAGGCATTGTGGAAGATATAAAAAAGGGCAAAACCGGAGCACATATAAGCCGCCGGTTCCACATTACTTTGATTAAGATATTTACACGGATCTGCTGTAAAGTAAGGGATGAATCGGCTCTTGAAAAAGTAGTTTTGTCAGGTGGAGTTTTCCAGAACAGAACTATTCTGTCAGGTATGGAAAAGCAATTGAAGAAAAAGGGTTTTAAGGTTTACACTAATGCTCTTATACCGGCAAATGACGGCGGACTTTCTCTTGGTCAGGCAGTAGCCGCTCATTATATTAATCTGCAATCAGGAGATAATAAATGTGCTTAGCAGTTCCCATGGAAATTAAAAAAATAACAGGCCATGTTGCCATAGTGGAATATGAAGGGACAAAGAAAGAAGTCCGTTTGGATATTATTGATCAGCAACCCCAAGTCGGAGATTATGTGATTATTCACGCAGGCTTTGCTCTGCATCGAATTGATGAAGAGGAAGCCCAAAAAACTCTAAAATACTGGGAAGAAATATTGGCTATTAACCCATGAAGCACTTGAGTGAATATCGGGATAAACATAAAGCTAAGAAATTGATTGACGCCATTTGGGCCCAATCTAAAACACCTGTCCGTCTGATGGAAGTATGCGGGTCACATACCGTTTCCATTTTTCGTCATGGGATACGCCAAATGCTGCCTCAAAACATTCAACTGATTTCAGGCCCCGGGTGCCCGGTTTGTGTTACTGCCAAAGCGGAAATAGACCAGGCTATTAAGCTTAGTAGTTATCCCGATGTAGTAATTACAACATTTGGTGATATGATACGGGTTCCGGGTTCTTTATCCTCACTGCAAAAAGAAAGGGCAATGGGCGCCGATGTACGTATAGTTTATTCAAGCTTTGATGCCTTAAAAATAGCCATTGAAAACCCCGAAAAAAAAGTGATTTTTCTTGGTATAGGTTTTGAGACAACTGCTCCTGCAATAGCTGCTACCGTCTTAGAAGCAAAACGAAAGAACCTGGATAATTTTTTTATATTATCTGCTCATAAATTACTACCTCCTGCCTTAACGGCTTTGCTGAACTTTGATCACCTGAATATAAATGGATTTATTTACCCCGGACATGTTACAACAATAATCGGAACTTTTGCATACGAACAGATTGCCGAAAAATATAATATACCCGGAGTTGTCTGCGGATTTGAGCCTGTGGATATTCTGGAAACTATACTATTGCTGATAATGCAGATAGAACAGGGTAAAACAGAAGTTGAAATTCAATACAAACGCGGAGCGTCTGCTAAAGGAAATCCAAGGGCAATGGATGTTCTTAATCAGGTTTTCAATACTTGCGATTCTTACTGGCGTGGTTTGGGCCCCATCCAAGGCAGCGGACTAACTTTACGTCGTGAATACAGATCTTTTGCAGCCGAAGATTATTTTGATCTTAAAGTTCCACCGGCCAAAGATCATCCAGATTGCGTATGCAGTGAAGTTCTTTGCGGTGTTAAAACTCCCACGGAATGCAAGCTTTATCGCAAGGCATGCACCCCGCAAAACCCTGTCGGACCTTGTATGGTATCGACAGAAGGCACATGTGCAGCCTACTATAAATATCATGAGCCAGTTTCAAAACGTACCATTTTGGCCGATCTCTGCGTTGGCTAAAAATTTTAATCCTCGAAATACTCACATGTATTCCTGCGGTTAAAATTTTCATCCGCCTTGACCTTGACCAAACTGAAACGTTTTGAAAGTGGCTCTCATAACTAAAAAATATTCTAATACCGTATATTTGTAACAAAGGATTTATCATGGCTACAGATAAAATTATTCTTGACCATGGCAGTGGCGGACGATCTTCTCACGAATTAGTTGAGAAGATTTTCTTACCCAGGCTTGGCAATTCTTATCTAAATGAATTAAACGACAGCGCAGTATTTGAACTGGGGGGAGCAAAGCTTGCCTTTGCAACTGATAGTTATGTGGTAGATCCCATATTTTTCCCCGGTGGTGATATTGGAACGCTTGCTATATGCGGCACTGTTAATGATCTTGCAATGAGAGGAGCCCATCCATGTTATTTAAGCATCGGATTTATTATCGAAGAAGGCTTTTCATTAAAAGATCTTGAGCGTATTCTTTCCTCTATTGAAAAAACTGCTCTTGAGGCTGATATAAAGATAGTTACAGGAGACACCAAGGTTGTTCCCAAAGGAGCAGCCGATAAAATATTTATTAATACTTCCGGAGTTGGCCTTGTTCCTGCGAAAATCAATATTTCCGGACAGAATGCAAGACCTGGAGATGCAGTATTAATAAACGGCAATATCGGTGATCATGGCATGACCATTCTTAACAGCCGCGAAAATTTGTTTCCGGATTCGCCTATGAAAAGCGATGCTTCTCCTTTAAATCACCTTGTTCAGAAAATGATAGATACAGGTTCGGAAATACATGTTCTCCGTGACCCCACAAGGGGAGGTCTGGCCACAACTTTAAATGAAATCGCATCTCAATCGCAGGTTGGTATAGAAATATTTGAAGAAGCAATTCCTATTAATGAAAGTGTACTGGCAGCATCTGAAATATTGGGGCTTGATCCCCTTTACATGGCTAATGAAGGAAAGTTGGTAGTTTTCGTCCCCGAGTCTGCTGCCCAAGCTATTTTGACTGCCATGAAAGAAACATCTTATGGGAGTAATGCTGCAATAATTGGAAAAGTAAAAGCTGAAAATCCGGGGAAAGTTGTAATGAATACAAGCATCGGAGGAAAACGTATTGTAGATATGTTGACAGGGGAACAATTGCCCAGGATTTGCTGATGTTTGTATGTGTATGTGTGACAATTTACTTACCTTCAATCCTGTGGTTTTTCTAAATATCCTTTGACAAAATCCGGTTTAAATGCAAAAAAAATACAGACTGTTGTATATAATTTTTTGTGTGTGAACTGATTTGTTTCGTTGTGCAGGTTTCGACAAATGGTATAGAAGCTTGCCCTAAATGCGCAGTTTCCAGCCGTGAATTAGAAATCCTGCGCTCTAAAACCTTGGAAAATTGAACAATTTTTGAAAGGATTGGGGTATCTGAAGGTGAAATCATGAACGCGATCCGCATTTTTATCAGTAGCGTTCAGAAGGAATTTGCAAAGGAACGGGCTGCTCTACGTGATTTTCTCCTGGGAGATCCTCTTTTGCGTCGATTCTTCGATGTGTTTCTTTTTGAAGATGTACCTGCCATTGATAGACGGGCCGATGAAGTCTATCTTCATGAAGTTGAACAGTGTAATATTTACGTAGGGCTCTTTGGGAAGGAATACGGAAAGGAAGATAAGAAAGGATACTCACCTACCCACCGGGAATTCGATCTTGCGACACAGCTTGGGAAACACCGCCTTATTTTTGTCAGAGGTGCTGACGATAGCGGCAAAGCTCCCAAAATGCAGGCAATTATCAGGGAAGCGGGAGATCAGGTAGTGAGACGCCGCTTTGTCAGTGCTGCAGAGCTGATAGCCTCAGTGTATGGAAGCCTTATCCAATACCTTGATGAACACGAGTTGATACGTTCAGCGCCCTTTGACGCCGCTTTCTGTATGAACGCTACCATTGCAGATCTGGATGAAGAGAAGATACACACATTCCTGAGCCGAGCCCGACGGGCCAGAGGCTTCCCGCTGCCCGAAGAATCAACGGCCATGGAGGTTCTTACTCATCTGAATCTCCTGGATAAAGAAAGACCGAGCCATGCCGCAGTATTGCTCTTTGGAAAATATCCGCAGCGTTTCCTTATTGCCTCCGAGATCAAGTGTGCCCATTTTCATGGTGTTGAGGTAACCAAACCCATTCCCTTTTACCGAATTTACAAGGGAACAGTTTTTGACCTGGTAGATCAGACTGTTGATTTTGTGCTTTCAAAAATTAATCTTGCTGTCGGAACCCGCTCACAGAGCGTTGAAGCACCCGTGGCCTATGAGATGCCTCCGGAAGTGATTCGCGAAGCCATTGTCAATGCTGTAGCCCATCGGGACTATACGAGCAACGGTAGTGTACAGGTGATGCTCTTTGCTGACCGGCTGGAGGTCTGGAATCCCGGCACCCTTTCGCCGCCCCTGACCCTTGCAAAACTGCGAAAACCACACGGCTCAGTGCCCTTTAATCCATTATTAGCCGAGCCACTCTATCTGACCAAGTACATTGAGCGCATGGGTACCGGAACTGGTGACATGATCAGGCGCTGCCGCAATGTCGGCCTTGAGGAACCGGAGTTTGCTCTTACGGACGGTTTTGTGGTTACTATCCACAGAAAGCCTGAACTAGCCTTCAAAGCTGTTGGCGGGATTACCGGGGAAGTTACCGGGGAAGTTACCGGGGAAGTTACCGGGGAAGTACATAGACTCCTGACGGTGCTGGTTGGAGAGATGAAACGCACGGACATTCAGAAAGCTCTGGCCCTGCGGCATGAAGACTACTTCAGGGAGGCTTATCTCGTTCCGGCACTTTCTGACGGCGTGATCGAAATGACCATTCCCGATAAACCTACAAGCAGCAAACAGAAATATAGGCTCACTGCAAAAGGGCGGAAATTCATCGCGAAACTGGCGAAGGAGACGGGGGGCGGTGGAAAGTGAAATGAAAGCTGTGGAAGGTAGGGAAAATGAATATTTTGGATATGCAACTCTGTTTACTATGAAACACCTGACTCAAAATACTACTCATAGGAAGAAAATGGATTGCCGCTCTTATATTCGTTGTGCAGTGTTTGGAGCCAGATTTCCAAAACATAACGGAGGTTATCAATCATGATCTATTGTGTCAAAATTACGAAGATAATTATCCCATTCAATTGGAAGAAGTTGTTTTTTGGCATTGTTGCATTCCTTGCAGGCGGTGACAATATTGCCTTTAGTGCTTTTACCGCCACGCGCTATTGGAACTATGTGATCCATAGTTAGCTCTTTGGGTGAGAAGTTGCGGCAGCAATAATGGCATACGCCCTTTGCAAGCTTGCGTTTCCACCACTGGGTGTTTCTTAATTCCCGCGCTAAACGCCGCTGTCTTTTTATATCTTCTTCTTCGAGGTTGTAAGCAAAAGGTTCCATATTAAGTTAAACTTTTCAGCCAGCTTCTTATTTCTTTATTTAAAATCTTATAATATTTTTCAGATCCGCCAAGTCCGCTTCTTCCGAAAAAATAGTTTATCTCAAGAAAAAGCGGTTTGTTATTCTTATCGTTTGAAGAAAAAATAAAATCAAACCCGGCAAGGTTTATTCCCGTCTTATCGCAGAATTCTTTTGTCTTTTTTTCGGCAAGTCCCACAAGCGTGGGTTCCATATCAAAGTCTATAGTTGCACCCTGTGATAATCCAGCGCAAAAACTATCCTGATTGTTCTGGATGCGCCAGTATGAAATCATTTTATTACCTATTACAACAGTTCTTAAGGATTTATTTCCCGATTCAATAAATTTTTGCAATATAAAGCCCTGCTGTCCGCACGTTTCATATTCTTTTATCTTTTTAATAAAGCATTTAAGATCGGATTGATTTTTTACAAGATATACTGTTTCCCCTTCTCCGCCCCAGTCTAATTTTAAAACAAACGGATAAGAAAATAAAAGCTGTTCATTTAGTATATTTTGGTTCGTATCACACAAATGAGATAAAGAAGTAAATATTTTACTTTCAGGATGGACAGCACCTGTTTTCTGAAACAAAAGAATCTGGCCTGTTTTTCCGGGATAATCAAACTTTGTATCATAGTTGGGAAATACATTTTTGCAGTTTTCTTTTGCCATGCGATATAAGATTTCGCTACACCCCTGGGATAGAATTACTGCATCGGCAAGCTTTATTTGTTCAAGTTCGTCAAACCCTGGCTTTCGTCCGGCACATATTATGTTTTTGTCAGCAACAAAACATGGATGAAAAGAAAGAATCATCAGTACCCGAATTTTTTTAAGGTTCTGTCGCTTTTGCTCCAGTCCTTATCTACCTTTACAAATAATTGCAGAAAAACCTTTGTTCCGATGAGTTGTTCTATTTCTTCTCTGGCTTGCATGCCTATCTGTTTAAGCTTGGTTCCGTTTTTTCCGATTATAATACCTTTTTGAGAATCCCGTTCAATATGAATGGTGGCCTCTATTGCAACAAGTCCTTTACTTTTTTTCTCTGTATAAGAGTCAATCGTTACAGCTGAAGCATAAGGGATTTCCTGGCCAGTGAGTCTGAAAATCTTTTCCCTTATCATTTCCGCTGCTATAAAACGTTCGGGAAGAACGGTAAGCATATCTGCCGGGAAAAACGGAGGGCCGAGCGGTAAAAGATTTTCTAAAACACAAAGAAGTTCTTCCACACCTTCGGCGCTTTTTGCCGAAACAGGAACTATATCTTTAAAATCAAATTTTTGCTCCCAGGAAATTATTGCTTCAGCCAGCTTTGGCTTATCAATAATATCAATTTTATTTAATGCAAGAACAACCGGTTTTTTGATCTTTTCTATATTTTTTATAAGTATTGATTCTGATTTGGGATCAGGATTCGCCGCATCTCCCAACAGCAAAATAATATCAACATCTCCAAATGTTGAAAGTGCAGTATCTACTATTTTTATGTTTAGGGCATTATTTGCCTTGTGAATGCCGGGTGTATCTATCAAAACAAGCTGGGATGAAGGTCTGTGTACTACTCCGAGTATTTTATTTCTTGTTGTCTGGGGTTTTTTTGAAGTAATTGAAATCTTAAAACCAAGCAGTTTATTTAACAGAGTCGACTTTCCGGCATTTGGAGCTCCGGCAATAGCTACATAACCGGATTTAAACTCTTCCTTTTCTTCGGGCTTCGTATTTTTCATATTACGGCGTTCTTCTTCCATATTTTAGTGGATCAGATTTTCTATGGCATCCCATAGGGCTTTTTTGCCTGTTTTCGACTTTGTTGAAAAGATAATAAAATCGTCTTTATCAGCCATAAGTGATTTTGAAATAATCATATGCTGCTGTGCCAGCTGATTTTTTGTAAGCTTGTCCGCTTTTGTAAGAACACGGATAAATGGAATATTATAAAAACTAAGCCATTCCATAAAAGTTATTTCTTCAGGTCCGGGAATGCGGCGTATATCCATTATAAGAACAACGCCTTTTAAAGTATTCCTGGTTTTCAGATATGTCTCAATCATGTTTCCCCAGGTTTTTTTTACCGCTGCCGGAACTTTTGCATATCCATATCCGGGGATATCAACAAAGCCAAACAAGTCATTTATCAGGAAAAAATTTATAAGCTGAGTGCGCCCTGGTGTTGAGCTCGTTTTTACCAGTCGTTTATAGTTTAAAAGAGTGTTGATCAATGAGGATTTGCCAACATTGGAACGTCCGGCAAATGCTATTTCCGGTACATCTTCTTCCGGATAGTGGGAAGGCTTTACCGCACTTTTGACAAATACGGCTGATTTAATAATCATGTTTTTAGATCCGATAAGTATTTTTCAAGACGTTTCATGCCTTCAGTAATATTTTCAATAGAGGTTGCATAAGAAAATCTGAGATATCCTTCACCATTTGCCCCGAAATCGATTCCGGGAGTAACTCCCACATGGGCTTTTTCAAGAATATCAAAGGCAAGTTTATATGAATCTTTTGATATATGTTTTGCATTTACAAACACATAAAATGCGCCGGTGGGTTCAACCTTTATTTTAAAACCAAGCTCTTTTAAGCGCGAAATCATATAAAGCCTTCGCTCATTGAAAATATTTTTCATTTTAGAAATATCATTACCCGCTTCTTTTAAAGCAGTAATCCCGGCTATCTGAACTGCCGAATTTGCAGAGATGAAGAAGTTCTGCTGAATTTTTTGTATATGGCGGATAAATTTTTCCGGAGCAATAAGGTAGCCAAGCCGAAGGCCTGTCATTGCATAAAGTTTTGAAAACCCGTTTAAAACAAAAGCATTTTTCGTAAATTCCAGTATCGAGTGCTCTTTGCCTTCATATACAAGGCCGTGATAAATTTCATCAGAAATAATATAAGGCGAAAAATCGGCAATTTCTTTCATCCTGCTCTCGGATAAAAGGGTTCCTGTAGGATTTGAAGGGGAATTTATAAATATTGCTTTTGTTTTATCTGTTAGCTTTTCTTTAATTGCAGAAGGTCTGTACTGAAATGCATCATCTTCATATACCGGTACCGTTACAGGCTTACCCATCAGAAATTTTATAAAATTGGGATAGCATGCATAATGTGGGTCGGAAATTATCACTTCATCGTCGTTATTTAACAGCACTGAAAAAAGACTGAACATGGCAGGAGATGTACCGGAAGCAATTACTATATTATCCGGACAAACTGTTACATTATATGTTTTCTGATAATGTTCGCTTATGGCTTCTCTTAGCTCAATCATCCCAAGGCTGTGCGTGTAATGCGTGTGCCCGTCACGGATGGCTTTTATGATTGCTTCTTTAACGCATTCAGGTGTTTCAAAATCCGGTTCTCCGACTTCCAGATGAATAACATGGATGCCTTTTTGCTCCATTTCACGAGCTTTCTCAAGGACATCCATTACTATAAACGGAGTTATTTCCTGACAGCGCTTTGATAACATTTCTTATATCTTCAATATCTGCTTTGAAAAAGACAGGGAGTATATAATTGCGAAGTTTTTTACCATAAGCTTTTATATCACTTTATTTAAAGGATATTCTATGATTCCTTCCGCTCCGTTTTTCAAAAGTTCCGGGATCAGGTCTCTTATAATGTTAACATGGGCAACGGTTTCAACGGAAAACCATGTTGACTGATAAAGAGATGAAACCGTGGGAGCATGAAGACTTGGAAGCAAAGATACAATTTTTTCAAGATTTTCCTGGGAGACATTCATTTTAAGCCCGACAAGTTTTTCTGCAAGAAGTGCACCTTTTAAAAGAAGTGCTATCTGCTCAATTTTTTCACGCTTGACTTTGTTTTCCCATACCTTATGATTTGCAATAAGCTGAGTATTTGTCTGCATCATTTCATGAATAATACGAAGACCGTGAGCTTTTATAGTACTTCCCGTTTCTGTAACTTCAACAATAGCATCAGCCAGCCCGGATACAATTTTTGCTTCCGTTGCTCCCCATGAAAACTCAACATTTACATTGATATTTCGTTCTTTAAAATATCGTTTCGTATGTTTAACGAGTTCGGTTGAAATCTTTTTTCCTTCAAGATCCTCAATTTTTTTGAATGGCGAATCATATCCCACGGCAATAACCCATTTTGCGGGTCTTGAGCTTACCTTTGAATAAACAAGATCTGTAATAACATGAACATCGGAATTGTTTTCGGCTATCCAGTCTTTGCCTGTAAGAGCTGCATCAAGAGTTTCATTTTCAACATATATCGACATCTCCTGTGCCCTGCAAATGGCGCAATCAATAGCATCATCATTTATTTCAGGAAAATAGCTTCT carries:
- a CDS encoding HNH endonuclease, which codes for MEPFAYNLEEEDIKRQRRLARELRNTQWWKRKLAKGVCHYCCRNFSPKELTMDHIVPIARGGKSTKGNIVTACKECNNAKKQLLPIEWDNYLRNFDTIDHD
- the hypE gene encoding hydrogenase expression/formation protein HypE; the encoded protein is MATDKIILDHGSGGRSSHELVEKIFLPRLGNSYLNELNDSAVFELGGAKLAFATDSYVVDPIFFPGGDIGTLAICGTVNDLAMRGAHPCYLSIGFIIEEGFSLKDLERILSSIEKTALEADIKIVTGDTKVVPKGAADKIFINTSGVGLVPAKINISGQNARPGDAVLINGNIGDHGMTILNSRENLFPDSPMKSDASPLNHLVQKMIDTGSEIHVLRDPTRGGLATTLNEIASQSQVGIEIFEEAIPINESVLAASEILGLDPLYMANEGKLVVFVPESAAQAILTAMKETSYGSNAAIIGKVKAENPGKVVMNTSIGGKRIVDMLTGEQLPRIC
- a CDS encoding HypC/HybG/HupF family hydrogenase formation chaperone, which gives rise to MCLAVPMEIKKITGHVAIVEYEGTKKEVRLDIIDQQPQVGDYVIIHAGFALHRIDEEEAQKTLKYWEEILAINP
- the era gene encoding GTPase Era; translated protein: MKNTKPEEKEEFKSGYVAIAGAPNAGKSTLLNKLLGFKISITSKKPQTTRNKILGVVHRPSSQLVLIDTPGIHKANNALNIKIVDTALSTFGDVDIILLLGDAANPDPKSESILIKNIEKIKKPVVLALNKIDIIDKPKLAEAIISWEQKFDFKDIVPVSAKSAEGVEELLCVLENLLPLGPPFFPADMLTVLPERFIAAEMIREKIFRLTGQEIPYASAVTIDSYTEKKSKGLVAIEATIHIERDSQKGIIIGKNGTKLKQIGMQAREEIEQLIGTKVFLQLFVKVDKDWSKSDRTLKKFGY
- the hypD gene encoding hydrogenase formation protein HypD, translated to MKHLSEYRDKHKAKKLIDAIWAQSKTPVRLMEVCGSHTVSIFRHGIRQMLPQNIQLISGPGCPVCVTAKAEIDQAIKLSSYPDVVITTFGDMIRVPGSLSSLQKERAMGADVRIVYSSFDALKIAIENPEKKVIFLGIGFETTAPAIAATVLEAKRKNLDNFFILSAHKLLPPALTALLNFDHLNINGFIYPGHVTTIIGTFAYEQIAEKYNIPGVVCGFEPVDILETILLLIMQIEQGKTEVEIQYKRGASAKGNPRAMDVLNQVFNTCDSYWRGLGPIQGSGLTLRREYRSFAAEDYFDLKVPPAKDHPDCVCSEVLCGVKTPTECKLYRKACTPQNPVGPCMVSTEGTCAAYYKYHEPVSKRTILADLCVG
- a CDS encoding ATP phosphoribosyltransferase, which translates into the protein MNEKLKLGIPKGSLESATIALFKRSGWNINVNGRSYFPEINDDAIDCAICRAQEMSIYVENETLDAALTGKDWIAENNSDVHVITDLVYSKVSSRPAKWVIAVGYDSPFKKIEDLEGKKISTELVKHTKRYFKERNINVNVEFSWGATEAKIVSGLADAIVEVTETGSTIKAHGLRIIHEMMQTNTQLIANHKVWENKVKREKIEQIALLLKGALLAEKLVGLKMNVSQENLEKIVSLLPSLHAPTVSSLYQSTWFSVETVAHVNIIRDLIPELLKNGAEGIIEYPLNKVI
- the yihA gene encoding ribosome biogenesis GTP-binding protein YihA/YsxC, with the protein product MIIKSAVFVKSAVKPSHYPEEDVPEIAFAGRSNVGKSSLINTLLNYKRLVKTSSTPGRTQLINFFLINDLFGFVDIPGYGYAKVPAAVKKTWGNMIETYLKTRNTLKGVVLIMDIRRIPGPEEITFMEWLSFYNIPFIRVLTKADKLTKNQLAQQHMIISKSLMADKDDFIIFSTKSKTGKKALWDAIENLIH
- a CDS encoding pyridoxal phosphate-dependent aminotransferase, which produces MLSKRCQEITPFIVMDVLEKAREMEQKGIHVIHLEVGEPDFETPECVKEAIIKAIRDGHTHYTHSLGMIELREAISEHYQKTYNVTVCPDNIVIASGTSPAMFSLFSVLLNNDDEVIISDPHYACYPNFIKFLMGKPVTVPVYEDDAFQYRPSAIKEKLTDKTKAIFINSPSNPTGTLLSESRMKEIADFSPYIISDEIYHGLVYEGKEHSILEFTKNAFVLNGFSKLYAMTGLRLGYLIAPEKFIRHIQKIQQNFFISANSAVQIAGITALKEAGNDISKMKNIFNERRLYMISRLKELGFKIKVEPTGAFYVFVNAKHISKDSYKLAFDILEKAHVGVTPGIDFGANGEGYLRFSYATSIENITEGMKRLEKYLSDLKT
- a CDS encoding ATP-grasp domain-containing protein, with product MILSFHPCFVADKNIICAGRKPGFDELEQIKLADAVILSQGCSEILYRMAKENCKNVFPNYDTKFDYPGKTGQILLFQKTGAVHPESKIFTSLSHLCDTNQNILNEQLLFSYPFVLKLDWGGEGETVYLVKNQSDLKCFIKKIKEYETCGQQGFILQKFIESGNKSLRTVVIGNKMISYWRIQNNQDSFCAGLSQGATIDFDMEPTLVGLAEKKTKEFCDKTGINLAGFDFIFSSNDKNNKPLFLEINYFFGRSGLGGSEKYYKILNKEIRSWLKSLT
- a CDS encoding DUF4062 domain-containing protein — encoded protein: MNAIRIFISSVQKEFAKERAALRDFLLGDPLLRRFFDVFLFEDVPAIDRRADEVYLHEVEQCNIYVGLFGKEYGKEDKKGYSPTHREFDLATQLGKHRLIFVRGADDSGKAPKMQAIIREAGDQVVRRRFVSAAELIASVYGSLIQYLDEHELIRSAPFDAAFCMNATIADLDEEKIHTFLSRARRARGFPLPEESTAMEVLTHLNLLDKERPSHAAVLLFGKYPQRFLIASEIKCAHFHGVEVTKPIPFYRIYKGTVFDLVDQTVDFVLSKINLAVGTRSQSVEAPVAYEMPPEVIREAIVNAVAHRDYTSNGSVQVMLFADRLEVWNPGTLSPPLTLAKLRKPHGSVPFNPLLAEPLYLTKYIERMGTGTGDMIRRCRNVGLEEPEFALTDGFVVTIHRKPELAFKAVGGITGEVTGEVTGEVTGEVHRLLTVLVGEMKRTDIQKALALRHEDYFREAYLVPALSDGVIEMTIPDKPTSSKQKYRLTAKGRKFIAKLAKETGGGGK